A region from the Aeromicrobium choanae genome encodes:
- a CDS encoding epimerase — translation MTVRERAVVAGWNGFIGHRLVEDLTDRGYDVARVGRSGPAATWSDPAGLARLVDGAALVVNLAGKSVGCRYTDANRAEILRSRVETTRQLREAIAAAHEPPRLWLNASTATIYRYAMDRPQTESEGELGTGFSVDVARSWEDELFEGDLPGTRRVALRMAIVLGGPASDLLGRVARLGIGGPQYDGRWFQHRRYRGIGAKPTGGAVPMHHSHGRQRFSWIHIDDVLASIRFIEEHSGIEGPVNLSSPKPSDNRTLMAELRRAVGMPIGLPATRWMLEPAMWVLRNESELLLKSRWVLPERLESAGFTFRWPDLRPALDDTVGRRRHRVRPTAD, via the coding sequence ATGACAGTGCGGGAGCGAGCCGTCGTCGCCGGGTGGAACGGGTTCATCGGGCACCGGCTCGTCGAGGACCTCACGGACCGCGGGTACGACGTCGCGCGCGTGGGGCGCAGTGGCCCGGCCGCCACGTGGTCGGACCCGGCGGGGCTCGCGCGACTGGTCGACGGCGCGGCACTGGTGGTCAACCTCGCCGGCAAGAGCGTCGGCTGCCGGTACACCGACGCGAACCGCGCCGAGATCCTCCGGTCCCGGGTGGAGACCACGAGGCAGCTGCGCGAGGCCATCGCGGCCGCGCACGAGCCGCCCCGCCTGTGGCTCAACGCCAGCACCGCCACGATCTACCGCTACGCGATGGACCGTCCCCAGACCGAGTCCGAGGGCGAGCTCGGCACGGGGTTCTCGGTCGACGTCGCGCGCAGCTGGGAGGACGAGCTCTTCGAAGGTGACCTGCCGGGCACGCGTCGGGTGGCGCTGCGGATGGCGATCGTCCTGGGCGGTCCGGCGTCCGACCTGCTCGGACGCGTCGCGAGGCTCGGCATCGGCGGGCCGCAGTACGACGGCCGCTGGTTCCAGCACCGGCGTTACCGGGGGATCGGGGCGAAGCCCACCGGGGGAGCGGTGCCGATGCACCACTCGCATGGGCGGCAGAGGTTCTCGTGGATCCACATCGACGACGTCCTCGCCTCGATCCGGTTCATCGAGGAGCACTCCGGGATCGAGGGCCCGGTGAACCTCTCGTCGCCGAAGCCGAGCGACAACAGGACGCTGATGGCCGAGCTGCGCCGCGCCGTCGGCATGCCGATCGGTCTGCCTGCCACGCGGTGGATGCTCGAGCCCGCGATGTGGGTGCTGCGCAACGAGTCCGAGCTGCTGCTCAAGAGTCGCTGGGTCCTGCCCGAGCGACTCGAGTCGGCCGGCTTCACGTTCCGCTGGCCCGACCTGCGGCCAGCGCTGGACGACACGGTGGGACGACGCCGTCACCGCGTGCGGCCGACGGCGGACTAG
- a CDS encoding dihydrofolate reductase family protein yields MTATYTFDVFASVDGYGSYRPPGDWGGYWGKQGPEFVEHRDRLYSDETRMVFGGTTFREFVEMFAASEDWPEIDDSWVGRMRRMPATVVSSTVDPQPDWLDVTVAHGEAVDIVTRLKQESDVPLRSHGSLTLNWALMAAGLVDVVQLTVFPVITGQTGERPVLGGAGDFDLELVDTRTFDGRTVELTYRPSLRTWDASTPTLAP; encoded by the coding sequence ATGACCGCGACCTACACCTTCGACGTCTTCGCCAGCGTCGACGGCTACGGCTCCTACCGACCGCCGGGCGACTGGGGCGGCTACTGGGGCAAGCAGGGGCCCGAGTTCGTCGAACACCGCGACCGTCTCTACTCCGACGAGACGCGCATGGTCTTCGGTGGCACCACCTTCCGGGAGTTCGTGGAGATGTTCGCCGCGTCCGAGGACTGGCCCGAGATCGACGACTCGTGGGTGGGACGGATGCGCAGGATGCCCGCGACGGTGGTCTCGTCCACCGTCGACCCCCAGCCCGACTGGCTGGACGTCACCGTGGCGCACGGCGAGGCGGTCGACATCGTGACGCGTCTCAAGCAGGAGTCCGACGTGCCGCTGCGCTCGCACGGCAGCCTGACGCTGAACTGGGCGCTCATGGCGGCGGGCCTGGTGGACGTGGTGCAGCTGACGGTCTTCCCCGTGATCACCGGGCAGACCGGTGAGCGGCCGGTCCTCGGCGGAGCCGGTGACTTCGACCTCGAGTTGGTCGACACCCGCACGTTCGACGGCCGGACGGTGGAGCTGACCTACCGGCCCTCGCTCCGCACATGGGACGCCAGCACGCCTACGCTGGCGCCGTGA
- a CDS encoding NUDIX hydrolase, translating into MPEPPVLAASAVIVEDGRILLVRRGRDPGRGLWSVPGGKVEPGESLEAACAREVLEETGLTVTVGHELWLVRLPTGDGREFEIHDFAATATGGTLLAGDDADDAAWFPLEQLADLPLVDSLLDHLRRVGLVS; encoded by the coding sequence GTGCCCGAACCGCCCGTCCTCGCCGCGAGCGCCGTGATCGTCGAGGACGGCCGCATCCTGCTGGTCCGGCGGGGCCGTGACCCGGGCCGCGGGCTGTGGTCGGTGCCGGGCGGCAAGGTCGAGCCGGGGGAGTCCCTCGAGGCCGCGTGCGCCCGTGAGGTTCTCGAGGAGACCGGCCTGACGGTGACGGTCGGCCACGAGCTCTGGCTCGTCCGGCTCCCCACCGGGGACGGTCGCGAGTTCGAGATCCACGACTTCGCCGCCACCGCCACCGGCGGGACCCTGCTGGCCGGCGACGACGCGGACGACGCGGCGTGGTTCCCCCTCGAGCAGCTGGCCGACCTCCCGCTCGTGGACTCACTCCTCGACCACCTGCGGCGGGTGGGCCTAGTGTCGTGA
- a CDS encoding arylsulfatase, whose product MPDSRPNILVIWGDDIGISNLSCYSDGMMGYRTPNIDRIAAEGARFTDYYGEQSCTAGRAAFITGQNPYRTGLTKVGMPGADIGLRSEDPTIATALKEQGYTTGQFGKNHFGDRDEFLPTQHGFDEFFGNLYHLNAEEEPELDDYPDAAEFPDFRKNFGPRGVIHAWADGEGGQRIEDTGPLTKKRMKTIDDEVLPEALRFMSDAQEAATPFFVWLNTTHMHFRTHIKDGSRGRAGRWQSAYHDTMCDHDDLVGEVLEFLDSQGLSEDTIVIYSTDNGPHMNTWPDAGMTPFRNEKNSNWEGAYRVPAMVRWPGRIPAGQVLNGIVSHNDWFVTLLAAAGDDSVAERLREGANLAGTTYRVHLDGHNQLDYLTGVAEASPRQHFFYVSDDGDLTALRFDNWKFVFLEQRSPGTLNVWAEPYTVLRVPKIFNLRTDPYERADITSNTYYDWLLDHAWAVIPAQAFVARMLQTLKEFPPRQEPADFSITSMMAKLQAGIGSH is encoded by the coding sequence ATGCCCGACAGCAGGCCGAACATCCTCGTCATCTGGGGCGATGACATCGGGATCAGCAACCTCAGCTGCTACAGCGACGGGATGATGGGATACCGCACCCCGAACATCGACCGCATCGCCGCCGAGGGCGCCCGGTTCACCGACTACTACGGCGAGCAGAGCTGCACGGCCGGACGCGCGGCGTTCATCACCGGCCAGAACCCGTACCGGACGGGCCTGACCAAGGTGGGCATGCCGGGTGCCGACATCGGACTCCGCTCCGAGGACCCCACGATCGCCACGGCGCTCAAGGAGCAGGGCTACACCACCGGCCAGTTCGGCAAGAACCACTTCGGGGACCGCGACGAGTTCCTGCCCACGCAGCACGGCTTCGACGAGTTCTTCGGCAATCTCTACCACCTCAACGCCGAGGAGGAGCCCGAGCTGGACGACTACCCGGACGCGGCCGAGTTCCCCGACTTCCGGAAGAACTTCGGTCCCCGCGGTGTGATCCACGCCTGGGCGGACGGCGAGGGTGGCCAGCGCATCGAGGACACCGGTCCGCTGACGAAGAAGCGGATGAAGACGATCGACGACGAGGTGCTGCCGGAGGCGCTGCGCTTCATGTCGGACGCGCAGGAGGCCGCGACCCCCTTCTTCGTCTGGCTCAACACGACGCACATGCACTTCCGCACGCACATCAAGGACGGCAGTCGAGGCAGGGCGGGCCGCTGGCAGTCGGCCTACCACGACACGATGTGCGACCACGACGACCTCGTCGGCGAGGTGCTGGAGTTCCTCGACTCCCAGGGCCTCTCCGAGGACACGATCGTCATCTACTCCACCGACAACGGCCCTCACATGAACACCTGGCCCGACGCCGGCATGACACCCTTCCGCAACGAGAAGAACTCCAACTGGGAGGGCGCCTACCGGGTGCCGGCCATGGTGCGCTGGCCCGGTCGGATCCCCGCCGGGCAGGTGCTGAACGGGATCGTGAGCCACAACGACTGGTTCGTGACCCTGCTCGCGGCGGCCGGGGACGACTCCGTGGCCGAGCGGCTGAGGGAGGGCGCGAACCTGGCGGGGACCACCTACCGCGTGCACCTCGACGGCCACAACCAGCTCGACTACCTGACCGGCGTGGCCGAGGCCAGTCCACGCCAGCACTTCTTCTACGTCTCCGACGACGGTGACCTCACGGCGCTGCGGTTCGACAACTGGAAGTTCGTCTTCCTCGAGCAGCGCTCCCCCGGCACGCTCAACGTGTGGGCCGAGCCCTACACCGTCCTGCGGGTGCCAAAGATCTTCAACCTGCGCACCGACCCGTACGAGCGCGCCGACATCACGTCGAACACCTACTACGACTGGCTGCTCGACCACGCGTGGGCCGTCATCCCCGCGCAGGCCTTCGTCGCGCGGATGCTCCAGACGCTCAAGGAGTTCCCGCCCCGCCAGGAGCCCGCCGACTTCAGCATCACGTCGATGATGGCGAAGCTGCAGGCCGGCATCGGAAGCCACTGA
- a CDS encoding PPOX class F420-dependent oxidoreductase yields the protein MPPSIATTTRVDLAGLLEFVRPRHRFILITHRADGSPQASPVTGGVDDSGRLVISTYPERAKAHNARRDPRVSVVVLSDEWNDAWVQVDGTAEVLDVPEALDAFVEYFRNISGEHPDWDEYRQAMLDQGKSLIRITPTSWGPIATGGFPARLVKD from the coding sequence ATGCCGCCTTCCATCGCCACCACCACCCGCGTCGACCTCGCAGGGCTGCTCGAGTTCGTGCGCCCGCGCCACCGATTCATCCTCATCACCCATCGCGCGGACGGCAGCCCGCAGGCCTCCCCCGTCACCGGAGGAGTCGACGACTCGGGCCGCCTCGTGATCTCGACCTACCCCGAGCGCGCGAAGGCCCACAACGCCCGCCGCGACCCGCGGGTGAGCGTGGTCGTCCTGTCGGACGAGTGGAACGACGCATGGGTGCAGGTCGACGGCACGGCCGAGGTCCTCGACGTGCCCGAGGCGCTCGACGCCTTCGTGGAGTACTTCAGGAACATCTCCGGCGAGCACCCCGACTGGGACGAGTACCGGCAGGCGATGCTCGACCAGGGCAAGAGCCTCATCCGGATCACGCCGACCTCGTGGGGACCGATCGCCACGGGCGGCTTCCCGGCCCGGCTCGTGAAGGACTAG
- a CDS encoding dihydrofolate reductase family protein — protein sequence MAPIVRVQNFMLSRDGFGSGEGQSLERPFGHADPAVLAGWMLATAHWPGRPEPGGTYGLDDYFTRDFANHVGAEIMGRNKFGPQRGPWEDHDWRGWWGDEPPFHTPVFVLTHHERPSFALGDTTFHFLEATPEDALARAMEAADGKDVRIGGGVATVREFLEADLIDTLHVVVVPTELGRGERLWHGPEDLLGRFHHEQVPSPSGVVHHLFWRR from the coding sequence GTGGCCCCGATCGTCCGAGTCCAGAACTTCATGCTCTCCCGCGACGGGTTCGGCAGCGGGGAGGGCCAGAGTCTCGAGCGTCCGTTCGGGCACGCCGATCCCGCGGTCCTCGCCGGCTGGATGCTGGCGACCGCCCACTGGCCGGGGCGCCCCGAGCCGGGCGGCACCTACGGCCTCGACGACTACTTCACCCGCGACTTCGCGAACCACGTCGGCGCGGAGATCATGGGACGCAACAAGTTCGGGCCGCAGCGGGGGCCCTGGGAGGACCACGACTGGCGGGGCTGGTGGGGAGACGAGCCGCCGTTCCACACGCCCGTCTTCGTCCTCACGCACCACGAGCGTCCGTCCTTCGCGCTGGGCGACACCACGTTCCACTTCCTGGAAGCCACGCCCGAGGACGCCCTGGCTCGAGCCATGGAGGCTGCCGACGGGAAGGACGTCCGCATCGGGGGAGGCGTCGCCACGGTGCGCGAGTTCCTCGAGGCCGACCTGATCGACACGCTGCACGTCGTCGTCGTGCCCACCGAGCTCGGACGGGGCGAGCGCCTGTGGCACGGTCCCGAGGACCTGCTCGGCCGCTTCCACCATGAGCAGGTCCCCAGCCCGAGCGGGGTGGTGCATCACCTGTTCTGGCGGCGCTGA
- a CDS encoding gamma-glutamyl-gamma-aminobutyrate hydrolase family protein, giving the protein MTSTTEPARPMLAMLHLRTRRPHDPTFQVALDALNAPTIRVAEHLGWDVVPVASAEVDPTVTADLVDRADAVVLMGGEDVDPAFYGGPSTYPGSGHHEPDADRAHIDAVHRCLEAGTPLLGICRGLQVLNVALGGSLVPHLTSPQLHRAAGDDHFVRTRVTVTHQGLGASVDASQDVRCAHHQAVDRLGDGLVVAARAADGVIEALVHETAPITAVQWHPEHAETADGQLGALLRRLTEQAPVVRPA; this is encoded by the coding sequence GTGACCAGCACGACCGAACCCGCGAGACCGATGCTCGCGATGCTGCACCTGCGCACCCGGCGCCCCCACGACCCCACGTTCCAGGTCGCCCTCGACGCGCTGAACGCGCCCACGATCCGGGTGGCCGAGCACCTGGGGTGGGACGTCGTGCCGGTCGCCTCGGCCGAGGTCGATCCGACGGTCACCGCCGATCTGGTCGACCGGGCCGACGCGGTCGTCCTCATGGGCGGCGAGGACGTCGATCCCGCGTTCTACGGCGGGCCGTCCACGTACCCGGGATCGGGGCACCACGAGCCCGACGCGGACCGTGCCCACATCGACGCGGTGCACCGGTGCCTCGAGGCAGGAACGCCGCTGCTGGGAATCTGTCGAGGCCTCCAGGTGCTGAACGTCGCCCTGGGCGGGTCCCTCGTGCCGCACCTGACCTCCCCGCAGCTGCACCGTGCCGCGGGCGACGACCACTTCGTCCGGACTCGGGTGACGGTGACGCACCAGGGCCTCGGTGCCTCGGTGGACGCCTCGCAGGACGTGCGCTGCGCCCACCACCAGGCGGTCGACCGGCTCGGGGACGGGCTCGTCGTCGCGGCGCGCGCCGCGGACGGTGTCATCGAGGCGCTCGTGCACGAGACCGCCCCGATCACGGCCGTGCAGTGGCACCCGGAGCACGCCGAGACGGCCGACGGGCAGCTCGGAGCCCTGCTGCGACGCCTCACCGAACAGGCTCCCGTCGTCCGCCCGGCTTGA
- a CDS encoding HAD family hydrolase, with protein MTEERAALPSWRPGQARDEILAFLEASGQIPPEDRLACFDNDGTLWCERPRYIQLEFLLHHLQQRVQTDPALGTTPEFSAVLSGDAAALEQVGLPRIAMALTGLFAGLPADRFKVLVREFMAAAANPALGRPHRSTVYRPMLELVDELRLRGFAIAVVTGGGTEFVRAVSQELYGVDPERVVGTLIEYDFADGEGGPVLTRTNRVSGTLNDGPDKVSHIQAQLGRRPVFAAGNTSGDREMLTWAETADGPSLALLVDHDDEEREFSYPGTGESATPTEPITDVAHRRGWTVASIARDWAEVFP; from the coding sequence ATGACCGAAGAACGTGCGGCACTGCCCAGCTGGAGGCCCGGGCAGGCGCGGGACGAGATCCTCGCCTTCCTCGAGGCGAGCGGCCAGATCCCTCCGGAGGACCGACTGGCCTGCTTCGACAACGACGGCACGCTGTGGTGCGAGCGCCCGCGCTACATCCAGCTGGAGTTCCTGCTGCACCACCTCCAGCAGCGCGTGCAGACCGATCCCGCGCTCGGCACCACGCCGGAGTTCTCCGCCGTCCTCTCCGGTGATGCGGCGGCTCTCGAGCAGGTCGGCCTGCCGAGGATCGCGATGGCCCTGACCGGACTCTTCGCGGGCCTGCCGGCCGACCGGTTCAAGGTCCTCGTGCGTGAGTTCATGGCCGCGGCCGCGAACCCTGCCCTCGGCCGCCCTCACCGCTCGACCGTCTACCGCCCCATGCTCGAACTCGTCGACGAGCTGCGCCTGCGGGGGTTCGCGATCGCCGTCGTCACCGGTGGCGGGACCGAGTTCGTGCGTGCCGTCAGCCAGGAGCTCTACGGGGTGGACCCGGAGCGCGTCGTGGGCACCCTCATCGAGTACGACTTCGCCGATGGTGAGGGCGGCCCCGTCCTCACGCGCACGAACCGCGTCTCCGGCACCCTCAACGACGGCCCCGACAAGGTGAGCCACATCCAGGCACAGCTCGGCCGCCGTCCGGTGTTCGCCGCGGGAAACACCTCCGGCGACCGCGAGATGCTCACGTGGGCCGAGACGGCCGACGGCCCGTCGCTGGCCCTGCTGGTCGATCACGACGACGAGGAGCGGGAGTTCTCCTATCCCGGCACGGGCGAGAGCGCGACCCCGACCGAGCCGATCACCGACGTCGCGCACCGCCGGGGCTGGACCGTGGCCAGCATCGCCCGGGACTGGGCCGAGGTCTTCCCCTAG
- a CDS encoding formylglycine-generating enzyme family protein, with protein sequence MTTDSWVGLPGGLFTMGSDDHYPEEAPTHRVRVSPFSIQRTPVTNAQFAAFVRETRYVTEAERPPDPADFPDAPAANLQPGSLVFTPTPGPVDLRHISQWWMWTPGASWRAPSGPGSSVKRRQDHPVVHVSHADAQAYADWAGADLPTEAEWEFAARGGLEGAAYTWGDEARPGGRVMANTWEGLDFPWRRSGDTPWQRTSPVGSFPANGYDLFDMAGNVWEWTSDWWTAVHPDDAASACCVPQDPRGGAVETSYDAAQPQFRIARRTVKGGSHLCADTYCRRYRPAARRPQMVDTGTSHLGFRCVRRDSPTGAEG encoded by the coding sequence GTGACCACGGATTCGTGGGTCGGCCTGCCCGGCGGGCTGTTCACCATGGGGTCGGACGACCACTATCCCGAGGAGGCGCCCACGCACCGCGTGCGGGTGAGTCCCTTCTCCATCCAGCGGACGCCGGTGACGAACGCGCAGTTCGCGGCGTTCGTGCGCGAGACGCGCTACGTGACCGAGGCCGAGCGTCCGCCCGATCCCGCGGACTTCCCCGACGCACCCGCGGCGAACCTCCAGCCCGGCTCACTGGTGTTCACACCGACGCCGGGGCCGGTCGACCTGCGACACATCAGTCAGTGGTGGATGTGGACGCCGGGTGCCTCCTGGCGCGCCCCGTCCGGCCCCGGCAGCTCGGTCAAGCGGCGCCAGGACCACCCCGTCGTCCACGTATCGCACGCGGACGCGCAGGCCTATGCCGACTGGGCCGGTGCCGACCTGCCGACGGAGGCCGAGTGGGAGTTCGCCGCGCGCGGCGGGCTGGAGGGCGCCGCCTACACGTGGGGCGACGAGGCCCGGCCGGGCGGTCGGGTCATGGCCAACACGTGGGAGGGTCTGGACTTCCCGTGGCGCCGCTCCGGCGACACCCCGTGGCAGCGCACGTCACCGGTCGGCAGCTTCCCGGCCAACGGCTACGACCTGTTTGACATGGCGGGGAACGTCTGGGAGTGGACCTCGGACTGGTGGACGGCCGTCCATCCCGACGACGCCGCCAGCGCGTGCTGCGTCCCTCAGGATCCACGCGGTGGCGCCGTGGAGACCAGCTACGACGCCGCCCAGCCCCAGTTCCGCATCGCTCGCAGGACCGTCAAGGGCGGCTCGCACCTGTGCGCCGACACGTACTGCCGTCGCTACCGGCCGGCCGCCCGCCGGCCGCAGATGGTCGACACGGGCACGAGCCACCTGGGGTTCAGGTGCGTCCGACGAGACAGCCCGACGGGAGCCGAAGGATGA
- a CDS encoding bestrophin-like domain, with product MNVLAAVGVLALLTAAAAALMLFARTRAPEGSRFSDGDRASGVFGAVATGFSVLLGFLIFLGFSSYDASRQGAETEAVLVLQQAQTAQFMAPTVAADLSGELVCYARSVATTEWDTLDEGRLGERVNPWGAELFLTMVDVTPGTATEQSAYDRWMDQTAAREEARLARVHGAEGIVPLPLWIALGVLSLVLLGFMLLFADPAEGVGTQVTLIGSVTVVMGALVMLLVFFDHPHGAGLGRLQPTAMERTMRLLDTEFEVAGVTVTPPCDGRGHAR from the coding sequence GTGAACGTGCTCGCGGCAGTCGGGGTGCTCGCCCTCCTCACGGCGGCTGCCGCCGCGCTCATGCTCTTCGCCCGCACCCGGGCGCCCGAGGGAAGCCGGTTCTCGGACGGTGACCGGGCCTCGGGTGTCTTCGGTGCCGTGGCCACGGGGTTCTCGGTGCTTCTGGGCTTCCTGATCTTCCTGGGCTTCAGCTCCTACGACGCTTCTCGCCAGGGAGCCGAGACCGAGGCCGTCCTGGTGCTGCAACAGGCACAGACCGCGCAGTTCATGGCGCCGACGGTCGCGGCGGACCTCTCCGGGGAGCTCGTCTGCTACGCCCGTTCGGTGGCCACCACGGAGTGGGACACGCTGGACGAGGGTCGACTCGGCGAGCGGGTGAACCCCTGGGGTGCCGAGCTCTTCCTGACGATGGTCGACGTCACGCCGGGGACCGCGACCGAGCAGTCCGCGTACGACCGGTGGATGGACCAGACGGCCGCCCGGGAGGAAGCTCGCCTGGCACGGGTGCACGGTGCCGAGGGGATCGTCCCCCTGCCCCTGTGGATCGCCCTCGGTGTGCTCTCCCTGGTCCTGCTGGGGTTCATGCTGCTGTTCGCCGACCCGGCCGAGGGGGTGGGAACCCAGGTGACCCTGATCGGGAGCGTCACGGTGGTCATGGGTGCGCTGGTGATGCTGCTGGTGTTCTTCGACCACCCGCACGGTGCCGGTCTCGGGCGCCTCCAGCCCACGGCCATGGAGCGCACGATGCGACTGCTCGACACCGAGTTCGAGGTGGCGGGTGTCACGGTGACGCCTCCGTGCGACGGGCGTGGACATGCACGCTGA
- a CDS encoding MOSC domain-containing protein: MPQPRVVAVSRDDQHRFSKVPVDSITLVTGHGVEGDAHAGAFVKHRSRVKRDPHQPNLRQVHLLHSELFNEARDHGYELGPGDLGENVLTEGVDLLGLPTGTMLDLGGPVVRLTGLRNPCVQINRFRPGLIRVVLAKADGTPATRPAPSTGSTRPSAPVIRKAGVMAVVVSGGEVAPGGSITVTLPAEPHTPLAPV; the protein is encoded by the coding sequence GTGCCCCAGCCTCGCGTCGTTGCCGTCAGCCGCGACGACCAGCACCGCTTCAGCAAGGTGCCGGTCGACTCGATCACCCTCGTGACCGGCCACGGCGTCGAGGGCGATGCCCACGCGGGCGCATTCGTGAAGCACCGGTCCCGCGTGAAGCGCGATCCCCACCAGCCGAATCTGCGCCAGGTGCACCTGCTCCACTCCGAGCTCTTCAACGAGGCGCGCGACCACGGCTACGAGCTCGGCCCCGGCGACCTCGGCGAGAACGTCCTCACCGAGGGCGTCGACCTGCTGGGACTGCCCACCGGGACGATGCTGGACCTCGGGGGCCCGGTGGTGCGCCTCACCGGCCTGCGCAATCCCTGCGTGCAGATCAACCGCTTCCGACCCGGACTGATCAGGGTCGTGCTGGCGAAGGCCGACGGCACCCCGGCGACACGACCGGCGCCATCGACCGGATCGACACGCCCCTCCGCGCCGGTGATCCGCAAGGCCGGCGTCATGGCGGTCGTGGTGTCCGGCGGCGAGGTCGCTCCCGGCGGCTCGATCACCGTCACGCTCCCGGCCGAGCCGCACACGCCGCTGGCTCCCGTCTGA
- a CDS encoding glutamate decarboxylase, producing the protein MTLDNTQAQALYGNRFATERAPATVFPTSGMVPTDAFRLLEEDLSLEGDPQRNLATFVTTWMEPEAQRIIAENLHRNFIDHAEYPISAEIEQRCVRMLADLFNAPGETTGCRTQGSSEAIMLGALSLKWKWKQRREAENASTDRPNLVFGADVHVVWEKFCRYFDVEPRIVPLAENKYTIGPDDVAPHLDENTIGVVGVLGTTFTGHMDDIAGMNQLLLDLKSERGLDIPIHVDGASGGFVWPFLYPDTRWDFRLEQVRSINVSGHKYGLVYPGIGWLVFRETADLAEDLVFYENYLGKTDATFTLNFSTGAAMVLAQYYNFVRLGREGYTYVMQQMKQNATALAENLKAGGRFEVIGSDLEQLPLVAFRLNGDHEGYDESDVSWQLSAERGWMVPAYTLPPDAEKVKIMRALVKETMSREQVERLTRDIAEACTTLDAKGGAHHRERQQTKIGTGF; encoded by the coding sequence ATGACACTCGACAACACGCAGGCACAGGCGCTGTACGGCAACCGCTTCGCGACGGAGCGGGCCCCCGCGACCGTCTTCCCCACGAGCGGGATGGTCCCCACCGACGCGTTCCGGCTCCTCGAGGAGGACCTGAGCCTCGAGGGCGACCCCCAGCGCAACCTCGCCACCTTCGTCACCACCTGGATGGAGCCTGAGGCGCAGCGGATCATCGCCGAGAACCTCCACCGCAACTTCATCGACCACGCCGAGTACCCGATCTCGGCCGAGATCGAGCAGCGGTGCGTCCGCATGCTCGCCGATCTGTTCAACGCGCCGGGGGAGACCACCGGCTGCCGCACGCAGGGGTCGTCCGAGGCGATCATGCTCGGCGCCCTGTCGCTCAAGTGGAAGTGGAAGCAGCGCAGGGAGGCCGAGAACGCGTCGACCGACCGTCCCAACCTCGTCTTCGGTGCGGACGTCCATGTCGTCTGGGAGAAGTTCTGCCGGTACTTCGACGTCGAGCCACGGATCGTCCCGCTCGCGGAGAACAAGTACACGATCGGGCCCGACGACGTGGCGCCGCACCTCGACGAGAACACGATCGGCGTCGTCGGCGTCCTCGGCACGACGTTCACGGGCCACATGGACGACATCGCCGGCATGAACCAGCTGCTCCTGGACCTGAAGTCGGAGCGTGGCCTCGACATCCCGATCCACGTGGACGGAGCCAGCGGCGGTTTCGTGTGGCCGTTCCTCTACCCCGACACCCGCTGGGACTTCCGGCTGGAGCAGGTCAGGTCGATCAACGTCTCCGGTCACAAGTACGGCCTGGTGTATCCCGGCATCGGGTGGCTCGTGTTCCGCGAGACCGCCGACCTGGCCGAGGACCTCGTCTTCTACGAGAACTACCTCGGCAAGACCGACGCGACCTTCACGCTGAACTTCTCCACCGGCGCGGCCATGGTCCTGGCGCAGTACTACAACTTCGTCCGCCTCGGCCGCGAGGGCTACACCTACGTCATGCAGCAGATGAAGCAGAACGCCACGGCCTTGGCCGAGAACCTGAAGGCGGGCGGTCGCTTCGAGGTGATCGGGTCAGACCTCGAGCAGCTCCCGCTCGTGGCGTTCCGCCTGAACGGCGACCACGAGGGCTACGACGAGTCCGACGTCTCGTGGCAGCTCTCCGCGGAGCGCGGCTGGATGGTGCCGGCCTACACGCTTCCCCCCGACGCGGAAAAGGTGAAGATCATGCGTGCGCTGGTGAAGGAGACGATGAGCCGCGAGCAGGTCGAGCGGCTCACCCGGGACATCGCCGAGGCCTGCACGACCCTCGACGCCAAGGGCGGCGCACATCACCGCGAACGCCAGCAGACGAAGATCGGCACCGGCTTCTGA